The Antricoccus suffuscus genome window below encodes:
- a CDS encoding TetR/AcrR family transcriptional regulator: MPLRKSRIEEIGEESRRRIMDAAEELFAEKGFSRTSFVDVAERSGISRGSIPWHFANKDGLLIAVVERAVDQLMPPGSIAASGPGGVREVFDRLKEWMRGPTAGVLYMLLTEAISSDSPVHTHYVEFFRTRRKAAGYAISSATGSPRRSNADREALDLLLTVVNGAVFGIGLQYQLDPALDLDACMETLARLTEAALGIGPIPAPKSDPQGHR, encoded by the coding sequence ATGCCGCTACGCAAAAGCCGGATAGAAGAGATCGGTGAAGAGAGTCGCCGCCGCATCATGGATGCCGCGGAGGAGTTGTTCGCAGAGAAAGGCTTTTCCCGAACGTCGTTCGTCGACGTGGCGGAGCGTTCTGGTATCAGCCGAGGGTCAATCCCCTGGCATTTCGCGAACAAGGACGGCTTGCTGATCGCGGTGGTGGAGCGTGCCGTGGATCAGTTAATGCCGCCTGGCTCAATCGCGGCTTCGGGCCCGGGTGGTGTGCGCGAGGTATTCGACCGACTCAAGGAGTGGATGCGGGGCCCGACCGCCGGCGTGCTCTACATGTTGCTTACCGAGGCTATTTCATCCGACAGCCCGGTGCACACTCATTATGTCGAGTTCTTCCGGACCCGGCGCAAGGCCGCCGGCTATGCGATTAGCTCGGCCACCGGTTCTCCCCGCAGATCGAACGCCGACCGTGAGGCGCTCGACCTGCTGCTTACTGTGGTGAATGGGGCAGTCTTCGGGATCGGCTTGCAGTACCAGCTCGACCCGGCCCTCGATCTTGACGCATGCATGGAAACGCTGGCCAGGCTCACCGAGGCCGCACTCGGCATTGGCCCGATACCGGCGCCCAAGTCAGATCCGCAAGGCCACCGTTAA